One region of Triticum aestivum cultivar Chinese Spring chromosome 6B, IWGSC CS RefSeq v2.1, whole genome shotgun sequence genomic DNA includes:
- the LOC123137248 gene encoding ATP synthase protein MI25-like, translating into MRFLSTDMKDRNMLFAAIPSICASSPKKISIYNEEMIVARCFIGFLIFSRKSLGKTFKETLDGRIESIQEELLQFFNPNEVIPEESNEQQRLLRISLRICSTVVESLPMTRCAPKCEKIVQALLCRNLNVKSATLLNATSSRRICLQDDIVTGFHFSVSERFVSGSTFKASTIDLIREGLIVLRNVRVGGFYLGRIRRISFMCSC; encoded by the coding sequence ATGAGATTTCTTTCTACGGATATGAAGGATAGAAATATGCTATTTGCTGCTATTCCATCTATTTGTGCATCAAGTCCGAAGAAGATCTCAATCTATAATGAAGAAATGATAGTAGCTCGTTGTTTTATAGGCTTTCTCATATTCAGTCGGAAGAGTTTAGGTAAGACTTTCAAAGAAACTCTCGATGGGAGAATCGAGTCTATTCAGGAAGAATTGCTGCAATTCTTCAATCCTAACGAAGTAATTCCGGAGGAATCCAATGAACAACAACGATTACTTAGGATCAGCTTGCGAATTTGCAGCACCGTAGTAGAATCATTACCAATGACACGTTGTGCGCCTAAGTGCGAAAAGATAGTGCAAGCTTTGTTATGCCGAAACCTAAATGTAAAGTCAGCAACACTTCTAAATGCCACTTCTTCCCGCCGCATCTGTCTTCAGGACGATATAGTCACAGGTTTTCACTTTTCAGTGAGTGAAAGATTTGTATCCGGGTCTACGTTCAAAGCTTCTACCATAGACCTAATTCGAGAAGGCTTGATAGTCCTAAGAAATGTGAGGGTGGGGGGGTTCTAtttaggaagaataagaagaatctcATTCATGTGTTCATGCTAA